The Linepithema humile isolate Giens D197 chromosome 7, Lhum_UNIL_v1.0, whole genome shotgun sequence genome has a window encoding:
- the LOC105675726 gene encoding trypsin 3A1-like: MDFRFGFLTICVILDISFVSTIGDTIGTYAAQPVTPGHVAQPPYRRQPPLYNHHVTYTPDFVFPTENPPKIEPLILEKLQELPPYVIDTSKRKSEQKCEHYARQVDYWTGIKCTAGTPFIRNNNTTPVYGIILGVETKVDELPHMVALGRHNSDKTFTLMCGGTLISHSWVLTAAHCTHGPNGSPRHIRLGFHKLTDQNTGVIVDIKKMIRHPDYKPPVMYADIALIELVDAVTFTTSIRPACLFQPHFYNLPQRNWISGWGVTEFAGERSDPLLKAEVDLINNSECTNVYSNVREVPHGIVESMLCAGDSRGNWSRDTCQGDSGGPLQSPNLIYPCLFYVVGITSLGLGCAIVNTPGVYTRVPSYVTWIENIVWP, translated from the exons ATGGATTTCCGTTTCGGATTTCTTACGATTTGCGTGATCCTTGACATAAGCTTTGTTTCTACTATTGGCGATACAATag GAACGTATGCAGCACAACCTGTTACACCAGGACATGTTGCACAACCACCTTATAGACGACAGCCGCCGCTTTATAATCATCATGTTACATACACACCGGATTTTGTTTTTCCAACAGAGAATCCTCCTAAAATTGAACCtttaatattggaaaaattgcAAGAATTACCACCCTATGTAATCGATACGAGTAAAAGGAAATCAGAACAGA aatGTGAGCACTATGCGAGACAAGTTGATTATTGGACCGGGATAAAGTGTACGGCCGGCACGCCATTTATAAGGAACAACAATACTACACCTGTATATGGTATCATACTAGGTGTTGAGACTAAAGTTGATGAATTACCTCACATGGTCGCTCTTGGCAGACACAACTCAGACAAAACGTTCACCTTGATGTGCGGTGGCACATTGATCTCACATAGCTGGGTACTGACCGCTGCGCATTGCACACATGGGCCAAA TGGCAGTCCGCGTCATATCCGATTAGGCTTCCACAAATTAACGGATCAAAATACCGGTGTCATAGTCGACATTAAGAAAATGATACGACATCCGGATTATAAGCCACCTGTGATGTATGCGGATATAGCTCTGATAGAACTCGTGGACGCAGTTACGTTTACCACCTCAATACGACCTGCGTGTCTCTTTCAACCGCATTTTTACAACTTGCCACAAAGAAACTGGATTAGTGGCTGGGGCGTCACCGAATTCG CTGGAGAACGCAGTGATCCACTGCTGAAAGCTGAGGTGGATCTGATAAACAATTCGGAATGCACTAATGTTTACAGCAATGTAAGAGAAGTTCCGCACGGCATTGTGGAAAGCATGCTCTGCGCCGGTGATTCTCGTGGCAACTGGAGTAGAGATACCTGCCAGGGCGATTCAGGAGGTCCATTACAATCGCCCAATCTTATATATCCGTGTCTTTTCTATGTGGTCGGTATCACTAGCTTAGGTCTGGGCTGCGCGATAGTCAACACACCTGGCGTTTACACTAGAGTTCCCTCTTACGTTACCTGGATTGAAAATATCGTCTGgccgtaa
- the LOC105675725 gene encoding trypsin-1-like isoform X1, with product MDYRFGLIAIFVVLDASFIWTIDGRDSDNHDSSKTNSSEFFFNFQGTNTRIGSPNQSRAHLAKQFTPTYNPFLTPDFVFPTAFEIAVAGAKPILSQIQKESDPSKTKSELKCDKYAREVVDKTGITCLAGTSDANKPQDDTFHIVVVGGEEAKVDEFPHMVALGKHNSNKPFTLICGATLISHTWVLSAAHCTHGPNGVPSHARIGFHRLTDENAGVTVDIKQMIRHPDYKPPVMYADIALVKLRRAITFTASIRPACLHQQYDVMPINASISGWGVTEFAGDQSDRLQKADLDLIDNLACTKVHNNSKEVPYGIRSNMICAGDRIGGWTRDTCQGDSGGPLQVTHSRNTCLFQVIGITSFGQGCAMMDTPGVYTKVSYYVPWIESIVWPRGK from the exons ATGGATTATCGTTTCGGACTTATTGCAATCTTCGTGGTCCTTGATGCAAGCTTCATCTGGACAATTGATGGCAGAGATTCAG ATAATCATGATTCCTCGAAGACCAACTcatctgaatttttttttaactttcaagGAACTAATACAAGGATTGGATCTCCTAATCAGTCCAGAGCACACTTAGCGAAACAATTCACGCCAACATATAATCCTTTTCTAACGCCGGATTTTGTTTTTCCTACTGCATTTGAAATTGCAGTAGCGGGCGCAAAGCCAATTCTGTCACAGATCCAAAAAGAGAGCGATCCATCAAAAACGAAATCAGAACTTA AATGCGACAAATATGCGAGAGAAGTTGTGGACAAGACCGGGATAACGTGTTTGGCCGGCACTTCCGATGCAAATAAACCGCAGGACGATACATTTCATATCGTAGTGGTCGGCGGTGAAGAAGCAAAAGTCGACGAGTTCCCGCACATGGTCGCCTTGGGAAAACACAATTCTAACAAGCCGTTTACCTTGATATGCGGTGCTACGTTGATCTCACATACCTGGGTACTTTCTGCTGCGCACTGCACTCATGGGCCAAA TGGCGTTCCATCTCACGCCCGAATAGGCTTTCACAGATTAACAGACGAAAATGCTGGTGTCACGGTTGACATTAAGCAAATGATACGACATCCGGATTATAAACCACCCGTGATGTACGCGGATATAGCTCTGGTAAAACTCAGACGTGCCATTACGTTTACCGCATCAATAAGACCTGCGTGTCTCCATCAGCAATACGATGTCATGCCTATAAACGCCTCGATCAGCGGTTGGGGTGTCACCGAATTTG CTGGAGATCAGAGTGATCGACTACAGAAGGCTGACTTGGATCTGATAGATAATCTGGCGTGTACAAAAGTTCACAACAATTCCAAGGAAGTTCCATACGGTATCAGATCAAACATGATTTGTGCCGGCGATCGTATTGGCGGTTGGACCAGGGATACTTGCCAAGGTGACTCTGGCGGCCCTTTGCAAGTGACCCATTCCAGAAATACGTGTCTCTTCCAAGTGATCGGTATCACCAGCTTTGGTCAGGGCTGCGCGATGATGGATACGCCTGGCGTTTACACTAAAGTTTCTTATTACGTTCCCTGGATCGAAAGTATCGTCTGGCCGCGAGGAAAATAA
- the LOC105675725 gene encoding trypsin-1-like isoform X2, translating to MDYRFGLIAIFVVLDASFIWTIDGRDSGTNTRIGSPNQSRAHLAKQFTPTYNPFLTPDFVFPTAFEIAVAGAKPILSQIQKESDPSKTKSELKCDKYAREVVDKTGITCLAGTSDANKPQDDTFHIVVVGGEEAKVDEFPHMVALGKHNSNKPFTLICGATLISHTWVLSAAHCTHGPNGVPSHARIGFHRLTDENAGVTVDIKQMIRHPDYKPPVMYADIALVKLRRAITFTASIRPACLHQQYDVMPINASISGWGVTEFAGDQSDRLQKADLDLIDNLACTKVHNNSKEVPYGIRSNMICAGDRIGGWTRDTCQGDSGGPLQVTHSRNTCLFQVIGITSFGQGCAMMDTPGVYTKVSYYVPWIESIVWPRGK from the exons ATGGATTATCGTTTCGGACTTATTGCAATCTTCGTGGTCCTTGATGCAAGCTTCATCTGGACAATTGATGGCAGAGATTCAG GAACTAATACAAGGATTGGATCTCCTAATCAGTCCAGAGCACACTTAGCGAAACAATTCACGCCAACATATAATCCTTTTCTAACGCCGGATTTTGTTTTTCCTACTGCATTTGAAATTGCAGTAGCGGGCGCAAAGCCAATTCTGTCACAGATCCAAAAAGAGAGCGATCCATCAAAAACGAAATCAGAACTTA AATGCGACAAATATGCGAGAGAAGTTGTGGACAAGACCGGGATAACGTGTTTGGCCGGCACTTCCGATGCAAATAAACCGCAGGACGATACATTTCATATCGTAGTGGTCGGCGGTGAAGAAGCAAAAGTCGACGAGTTCCCGCACATGGTCGCCTTGGGAAAACACAATTCTAACAAGCCGTTTACCTTGATATGCGGTGCTACGTTGATCTCACATACCTGGGTACTTTCTGCTGCGCACTGCACTCATGGGCCAAA TGGCGTTCCATCTCACGCCCGAATAGGCTTTCACAGATTAACAGACGAAAATGCTGGTGTCACGGTTGACATTAAGCAAATGATACGACATCCGGATTATAAACCACCCGTGATGTACGCGGATATAGCTCTGGTAAAACTCAGACGTGCCATTACGTTTACCGCATCAATAAGACCTGCGTGTCTCCATCAGCAATACGATGTCATGCCTATAAACGCCTCGATCAGCGGTTGGGGTGTCACCGAATTTG CTGGAGATCAGAGTGATCGACTACAGAAGGCTGACTTGGATCTGATAGATAATCTGGCGTGTACAAAAGTTCACAACAATTCCAAGGAAGTTCCATACGGTATCAGATCAAACATGATTTGTGCCGGCGATCGTATTGGCGGTTGGACCAGGGATACTTGCCAAGGTGACTCTGGCGGCCCTTTGCAAGTGACCCATTCCAGAAATACGTGTCTCTTCCAAGTGATCGGTATCACCAGCTTTGGTCAGGGCTGCGCGATGATGGATACGCCTGGCGTTTACACTAAAGTTTCTTATTACGTTCCCTGGATCGAAAGTATCGTCTGGCCGCGAGGAAAATAA
- the LOC105675727 gene encoding palmitoyltransferase ZDHHC16A isoform X1, producing the protein MARIHWSLAKAPNVLKISLKQTWWRLQITIKSLFYNDFLNWSYVCDILMEPMFWFVERFAACLGPVFVVMVGLLTAIIVYIAYYVGLPWWWDQSPSATIILLVIGNWLLVNVCFHYYMGVTVPAGYPPQGGLIPEAVSICKKCIKPKPPRTHHCSVCNKCILKMDHHCPWLNNCVGHYNHRHFFLYMVYTVAGIMFIMIFGVQLAYEEFFPDQEPELDGHPVRLNNSEIIPVTESLDHLSKEELAEIARQAAESEVKEWRRRLIIFAGLISVATCVALGTLTSWHARLITRGETSIEGRINSTESQKYRSQGKFYQNPYDFGPRENWRLFLGIKNRSWWNVLFPSSHGPYGDGLTWRTVHDSKIS; encoded by the exons ATGGCGAGGATACATTGGTCCTTGGCGAAGGCGCCAAATGTTCTTAA gaTTAGTCTAAAACAGACATGGTGGCGGCTCCAAATCACCATCAAATCCTTATTCTACAATGACTTCTTGAATTGGAGTTATGTTTGTGATATACTTATGGAACCCATGTTCTGGTTTGTCGAACGCTTTGCTGCCTGCTTGGGTCCG GTGTTTGTAGTGATGGTAGGTCTACTGACCGCCATCATTGTATACATTGCGTACTACGTGGGTTTACCCTGGTGGTGGGACCAGAGTCCATCGGCGACGATAATTCTGCTGGTGATTGGAAATTGGCTGTTAGTTAATGTCTGTTTCCACTATTACATGGGTGTGACAGTGCCAGCTGGTTATCCTCCGCAAGGTGGTCTTATTCCTGAGGCTGTGAGCATCTGCAAGAAATGCATCAAGCCAAAGCCACCCAGAACGCACCATTGTTCCGTATGCAATAAATGCATTCTCAAGATGGACCATCATTGTC CGTGGCTAAACAATTGTGTCGGTCATTACAACCATCGGCACTTTTTTCTGTACATGGTTTACACTGTGGCTGGCATTATGTTCATTATGATATTCGGCGTGCAACTTGCCTATGAAGAGTTCTTTCCCGACCAAGAACCAGAATTGGACGGCCATCCAGTGCGCCTCaataattcagaaataattCCTGTG ACAGAGTCCTTGGACCATTTAAGCAAGGAAGAATTGGCGGAAATAGCGAGACAGGCAGCGGAAAGTGAGGTCAAGGAATGGCGACGAAGACTGATAATTTTTGCGGGTTTAATAAGCGTCGCTACATGTGTAGCTTTGGGCACTCTGACTTCGTGGCACGCTCGTCTCATCACTCGAGGAGAGACGAGCATCGAGGGCCGTATCAACAGCACGGAATCACAGAAGTATCGGTCACAGGGCAAGTTTTATCAGAACCCTTACGACTTTGGACCGAGGGAAAACTGGAGATTGTTTTTGGGAATTAAAAACAG AAGCTGGTGgaatgttttatttccatCGTCACATGGCCCATATGGTGACGGGCTCACATGGCGAACAGTTCACGATAGCaagatttcttaa
- the LOC105675727 gene encoding palmitoyltransferase ZDHHC16A isoform X2 yields MFVIYLWNPCSGLSNALLPAWVRLQVFVVMVGLLTAIIVYIAYYVGLPWWWDQSPSATIILLVIGNWLLVNVCFHYYMGVTVPAGYPPQGGLIPEAVSICKKCIKPKPPRTHHCSVCNKCILKMDHHCPWLNNCVGHYNHRHFFLYMVYTVAGIMFIMIFGVQLAYEEFFPDQEPELDGHPVRLNNSEIIPVTESLDHLSKEELAEIARQAAESEVKEWRRRLIIFAGLISVATCVALGTLTSWHARLITRGETSIEGRINSTESQKYRSQGKFYQNPYDFGPRENWRLFLGIKNRSWWNVLFPSSHGPYGDGLTWRTVHDSKIS; encoded by the exons ATGTTTGTGATATACTTATGGAACCCATGTTCTGGTTTGTCGAACGCTTTGCTGCCTGCTTGGGTCCG CTTGCAGGTGTTTGTAGTGATGGTAGGTCTACTGACCGCCATCATTGTATACATTGCGTACTACGTGGGTTTACCCTGGTGGTGGGACCAGAGTCCATCGGCGACGATAATTCTGCTGGTGATTGGAAATTGGCTGTTAGTTAATGTCTGTTTCCACTATTACATGGGTGTGACAGTGCCAGCTGGTTATCCTCCGCAAGGTGGTCTTATTCCTGAGGCTGTGAGCATCTGCAAGAAATGCATCAAGCCAAAGCCACCCAGAACGCACCATTGTTCCGTATGCAATAAATGCATTCTCAAGATGGACCATCATTGTC CGTGGCTAAACAATTGTGTCGGTCATTACAACCATCGGCACTTTTTTCTGTACATGGTTTACACTGTGGCTGGCATTATGTTCATTATGATATTCGGCGTGCAACTTGCCTATGAAGAGTTCTTTCCCGACCAAGAACCAGAATTGGACGGCCATCCAGTGCGCCTCaataattcagaaataattCCTGTG ACAGAGTCCTTGGACCATTTAAGCAAGGAAGAATTGGCGGAAATAGCGAGACAGGCAGCGGAAAGTGAGGTCAAGGAATGGCGACGAAGACTGATAATTTTTGCGGGTTTAATAAGCGTCGCTACATGTGTAGCTTTGGGCACTCTGACTTCGTGGCACGCTCGTCTCATCACTCGAGGAGAGACGAGCATCGAGGGCCGTATCAACAGCACGGAATCACAGAAGTATCGGTCACAGGGCAAGTTTTATCAGAACCCTTACGACTTTGGACCGAGGGAAAACTGGAGATTGTTTTTGGGAATTAAAAACAG AAGCTGGTGgaatgttttatttccatCGTCACATGGCCCATATGGTGACGGGCTCACATGGCGAACAGTTCACGATAGCaagatttcttaa